The DNA segment GCTGTGCATTTCGATGGTTTGTTTAACAGGTTTGACGTTATTTAACAATTCTTTATCAGACTGAATTCATAATGTGCCATACGTATATCTAGGTTTAGACGAACATGGAACCGGTCAGTCGACACTGTACAAAACCGTGCTGTTGTCGACGTCACCACTGCCGTTGCCTTTCCTACACTGCTCCGTAGCGCCTGCTGctcgcttttttctttccttctttcttttttttcacgtgaCGACGACGTGACGGAACGTTTGAAGACTGTGCGAATGAGGCCTAATACCGcggtcaagttggcgtcaaaaaaATTTGTAGGCTCAGCTGATTAAACTAGAATCAACAAACTTTTATGAAGAATGAGAACATTCACTGTAACAAACTGAGCATGACATGACTGTTAAAATGCAACCGGAGAAAATAATGCGGGCTAAAGATATCAGTAGTAaagacaaggcgcagaagaccagggctcaagaagaagaacacaaacgacaggaccggcgccactcggacTTGAGTATTTTGCATACGCGCCTGACGTGCCCAGAAGACGGTTCCAAGGCGCCGAAGATAGAATGTACTTCCAAAGGCACCAGTTTTTTTCTCAAGCAATACGAcaccactcgagactggcaagctgagacggcgatcaggttgacgcacacaTTGGcgggatcggtgcgaaagctttgttgaaagaaatggccCAATGTAGAAAAAATATGCTccagtaaaactcttgcttgggctagttggttcatgctcgaagtagtaaaggcaaggcgcagaagaccaggactcaagaagaagaacacaaacgacaggaccggcaccACTCAGACTTGAGTATTTTGCATACGCGCCTGACGCGCCCAGAAGACGGTGCCTTTGAAAGTACAGTCTATCTTCGGCATCCTGGAACCATCTTCTGGGCACGTCAGGCGCGTATGCAAAATACTCAAgtccgagtggcgccggtcctgtcgtttgtgttcttcttcttgagtcctggtcttctgcgccttgcctttactactgcaagcatgaaccaactagcccaagcaagagttttacctAAAGATATCAAACTATTTCAAAGAGGCTGTCTGATTACGTGAAGCAAACGAACAGGCAGTAAGCTAGCTGATCACGAGGAGCCGAGAAGACGGTACTGGCGATAGAAATAGTACAAATCGGGCAATAGCTGCACAGGTACTCGCTAACCCATCAACGTGGCCCGCTCGGACACCACATAAACAAATGAAGCCTCTTGTAAGGGCACGGCCACACACATGAAAAAGCTGCGCCGTGATACACGGGAAATGCGAACAAGGAGCAACACGCGCGTGCAAGGATTCCACCGTCGTAGAACCAGTTGCAAGCCAGTACGAAAACTGCCGCGCCGCAAAATAATCAGGTCGATAAAGATAGCGACGGAGGAGCGAGCGGTGGGGCTCTTCGACGCGGCCACAGCGTGCGATCGGACCAGCCTCGCGAAAGGGGAGCGGTCGTGCCGCGACCGGATACGTATGCCAAATACGCCGGCTGCCGTATACAAACCCGTGTGAGAACTGGGTGACCGTGTTACGAGACAGTCTGGTTCTCTCCGAAGGAGACGTAACGACGCGTGGCGGCGGACACGGTTTTCGTTTTGTTCCTTGGCTCGCTAGATCCCGTTTACTGTCTCGGCCTCGCTAGCTGTCAAGTTAAAAGGCCTACCGATAGGAGTACGACGCAACGCAGCATTTGGGCCGCCAAAGAATAGGTTGCTTCCTATCTTATTCCTTCCCCTACCTGTACGTCATCCCCTCGCTTAAGAGATCGCATAGCACGCACAAGGATGGTACTTATAAACAAAACCAAGCGGTCAGGCACTGGACGCAGATTGCTGTTGTCACGATTTCGTAACCTGCTTTTATACGTACACGCTAAAGCCGTTTCAAAGATGGACCGGAGTATAGCGCTGGTCAGCGTTCGTGTGCCTTTCCTGGTGTATTCTGTCCAGGCTACTACGCGCCGGTTTGGCATAATGCAGAAGTAACTCGCCAAAGAGACACTTTGCAGAAGATAGTGCGCGAAAAACGTGCGCGTGTGCACAATGCTGGTGTGAAGACTGGCCGTCAATTGCAAACGCTATAAGTTTCTCAGTAATACTACACGAGCATCCTTCATATGATATGTGTTAAGGTTAGGAAGTCCTGCTGCCACTTATGGAAGACAACTGTTGCCGGTTAGTCCAACGCATTTTTCTTTCGTCATTGTTTTTCTCAATATGAGACTAAgataaaaaatatttgcttcctcATGTCGCGTAACAGGCTCCATGTAGTCAAAAAGTGAGCACACAGTGTCGCCCAAGCCCATTGCATGTAAAAATGAGTAGCTTATGGTCCATAACATCTCATGGCTATTGGCCTAAATGAAACTCATCATTTATTTAAACGCCTGACCGGCAGAGCGAGCGTTCTCAGCTGTGTGCTGGTTGATGCGAAAAGCTCCGAGTCATATGAAAGAGTTTCGATGAGCGTGCTTTAAATATTGGCAGAAAAGCATTTCGCATATGAAGGGCCCTAGCACTCTAGCATCGTCAGCGTTATATAACATTTGCACTGGCACTCATATATAAACAGTAGCGTAGTTCTATGAGTTAAACGATGGGCCGGTTTGAACAATCTCCTATAGCGCTTCTACTTCATAATTTGAATTATGATGTGCGAGACGCCGGAaagcaagcgcaaaaaaaaattgctgactCTCCCATGATCGAgggtagatgtaagcatgagATTGCAACCGACACGCGATTGGTGATTGACGAGTTACTGCATACGCGATGTAATCCGCTTTCGGCagatgctgcccccccccctccattcccTACCCGGCACTCGACGTGGGCCTCCCGGGGTTATCTTTTCTTCGCAACGTCATTGTGTGTCTAGAAATGAATGCAAACAAACACGCAACGAAGTCGCCGCGGGAGAGCAATAGCACGCTGTTTGGTATATACGCTCACCTGTACATGAGGGAGAGTTTGGCAGCGTCCTATTTACAGAGGTGGCGGTGGTTGCGTGACGTCCAGGAGGAGCGGGAGGGTGGCGCCCCCTCTTCCCCCTCAGTTGTTCTTGGTGGCGTACTTCTTCTCGCCCTGCTCGATGGCCTTGGTGACGCGGTCGAGCACGTCGGCGAGCCCGTCCAGGATGGCCGGGTTGATGGACGGCAGGCTGAAGGTCCTCTTCTGGCCCTCGCGGAAGAACAGGCTCACGCCCAGAAGTGGAAGCAGAAGGCCGCCCAGCCCGAGCATCAGCAGCATCGGCACCGCGTTGGTCAGCATCGACGGCAGCGACGTGATCAGGCCGGACATCAGCCCGGAGAGGCCCTGCGCGGAGGAGACGAGTTCTGTCGAGTAGTCGGAACGCCCAAAAGTGACACCCGGGTTGCGAAAGATCAATAATGAGTTTGAGTGGACCACTTGAACTTTGTTTCGATTCACATAGCGCAGCGACGCGTGACGAAGAACAGTATGCACGGAAATTTATGCGAAGTACACAAGCGCAGACTGGCAATAAGTTAGCATTGCATGTATTGGACAATTGCGCTGCCTATCATAGAAAGGTCGCACAGACAGTGTCTGAAAGGGCTCCTGAGTGTACGCTTTCTCTGAGTTGAAAGGCGCGCAAGAAGCGCTGAGTAAGAACTTCTCAGTTTGCGATTCCTGTGTGTCCTCCGTCTAGGTTATTTGCATCGGCCGTAATGTCAATCACTGGGGAGCGCAAGCATGGTGTGACGGAATTGAACAATAACAAGTAGGTTTCCTCGGAAACAACCAGTAgcgtagtgtagtgtagtgtcgATACTGTGTTATATGACACGATGCTATGTCATATGACATAGCATCGTCATATGCTATGTTATGTCTATGTGATGTGAAGCGATGCTATATCATATGACATAGCATCGCTcaaaggaaggaaaaaagcaTATTGCACCATCTTTCGGCCCACACGTCGTACATCGCACAAGCACAGCGATCGTTCCGCAACTTCTTTCAAGCCGCGTGATAagcaaggatttttttttttgttcttgtgcttTGCCTTTCTTAAGCTTGTGTTAGctctaataattaataataatatttggggttttacgtgccaaaaccactttctgattatgaggcacgccgtagtggaggactccggaaattttgaccacctggggttctttaacgtgcacctaaatctaagcacacgggtgttt comes from the Dermacentor variabilis isolate Ectoservices chromosome 2, ASM5094787v1, whole genome shotgun sequence genome and includes:
- the LOC142570504 gene encoding uncharacterized protein LOC142570504, producing the protein MRLQQASALVALVLATTLSIAAQAVYPDAALYQTNINRQSSGVGAAAAGGIASTITQGLSGLMSGLITSLPSMLTNAVPMLLMLGLGGLLLPLLGVSLFFREGQKRTFSLPSINPAILDGLADVLDRVTKAIEQGEKKYATKNN